Proteins encoded in a region of the Halioglobus maricola genome:
- a CDS encoding NfeD family protein: protein METSGFELWHLWLIVGAVLLTAEILVPGFVLAGLGFAAMVAGIAQLITGSTGWALAAFSAGALVFFFGIRPLALKTFMDDKPSPFGVNAMIGKRVTISDSPDMGGDLQTTFRDTHWNVQSADDLMEGDEAEIIEVKSTVLVVKRINR, encoded by the coding sequence ATGGAAACGAGCGGCTTTGAACTGTGGCATCTCTGGCTGATAGTCGGCGCGGTACTGTTGACTGCTGAAATTCTGGTGCCTGGATTTGTTCTCGCCGGGCTGGGTTTTGCCGCCATGGTGGCCGGTATCGCCCAGCTCATCACCGGTAGCACCGGTTGGGCGCTGGCGGCTTTCTCTGCCGGCGCGTTGGTGTTCTTCTTCGGCATACGCCCCCTCGCCCTGAAAACTTTTATGGATGACAAGCCCTCTCCCTTTGGGGTCAACGCAATGATTGGCAAGCGTGTCACGATCAGCGACAGCCCCGACATGGGCGGCGATTTGCAAACCACGTTTCGCGACACCCATTGGAATGTTCAATCGGCCGACGATCTTATGGAAGGGGACGAGGCTGAAATTATTGAGGTTAAATCCACTGTGCTGGTGGTGAAGCGCATTAACCGTTAA
- a CDS encoding SRPBCC family protein, translating to MRSSWFKQALLALIFLISPGAFAEVVAVGDSGFHIRVQVDLPVSKDAAWEQFIHPERWWSEGHTWFGSRKNFSLDPVAGGCFCEILGDKSVLHLTVSTVVPGEKIIMLGGLGPLQALGLSGPAVFTFADLGDGRTRVVHDYRVTGFTQMNLEELAPIVAGVQQEQLDSLAASLEVQD from the coding sequence ATGAGATCTTCCTGGTTCAAGCAAGCACTGCTTGCCCTCATTTTTTTGATTTCACCTGGAGCGTTCGCTGAAGTCGTTGCGGTCGGGGACTCGGGTTTCCATATCCGGGTGCAGGTGGATCTGCCGGTTTCCAAGGATGCTGCCTGGGAGCAATTCATCCACCCGGAGCGCTGGTGGAGCGAAGGACATACCTGGTTTGGCAGTCGCAAAAACTTCAGCCTGGATCCGGTGGCGGGGGGCTGCTTCTGCGAAATTCTAGGCGACAAATCAGTGCTTCACCTGACCGTCTCCACTGTGGTGCCGGGAGAGAAAATAATCATGCTGGGTGGCCTCGGGCCACTGCAGGCACTTGGCCTCAGCGGCCCGGCGGTGTTCACCTTTGCAGACCTGGGCGATGGGCGAACCCGGGTGGTGCACGATTACCGTGTCACAGGTTTTACCCAAATGAATCTTGAAGAACTCGCCCCCATCGTTGCCGGGGTTCAGCAGGAGCAGCTCGACAGCCTGGCGGCGAGTCTTGAGGTTCAGGACTGA
- a CDS encoding threonine dehydratase: MAEFSLEELEAAAALVYPHMQASPLLRWPLLDSRLGCEAWVKHENHNPTGAFKVRGGLVYLQRLQEREPDCPGVVTATRGNHGQSIALAARLVGLRAVVVVPEGNSESKNRAMEALGCELVVHGRDFDVAVEHSLHLEQEQGLHRIPSFHADLVCGVGSYALEMFRAQPTLERVYVSIGLGSGICGVISARDALGLNTEVIGVVSSEATCYQQSLAAGECVSTASANTLADGMAVRVPNPEALAMMQGSVSRIVAVTDDEVKAAMSHYFEDTHNIAEGAGAAALAAALSEREDNAGRKLGLVLTGGNVDSVLYQQVLP, translated from the coding sequence ATGGCGGAATTTTCTCTCGAGGAGCTCGAGGCAGCGGCGGCGCTTGTCTATCCGCACATGCAGGCAAGCCCGTTATTGCGTTGGCCGCTGCTGGATAGCCGTCTGGGTTGCGAGGCCTGGGTGAAACATGAGAATCACAATCCTACCGGTGCTTTCAAGGTACGCGGTGGTCTTGTCTATCTGCAGCGTTTGCAAGAGCGCGAGCCCGATTGCCCAGGCGTGGTGACGGCCACTCGCGGCAATCACGGCCAGAGTATCGCGCTTGCAGCGCGCCTGGTGGGCCTGCGTGCAGTGGTAGTTGTGCCCGAAGGGAACAGCGAGTCGAAGAACCGGGCGATGGAAGCGCTGGGTTGTGAATTGGTGGTGCATGGCCGCGATTTCGATGTGGCGGTAGAGCATTCCCTGCACTTGGAGCAGGAGCAGGGCCTGCATCGCATTCCGTCATTCCATGCCGATCTGGTGTGTGGTGTGGGCAGTTACGCACTGGAAATGTTTCGCGCTCAGCCGACGCTTGAGCGCGTGTATGTGTCCATCGGGCTCGGTTCCGGGATCTGCGGCGTGATCAGTGCCCGCGACGCTCTGGGTTTGAACACCGAGGTGATCGGTGTGGTCTCCAGTGAGGCCACCTGCTACCAGCAGTCCCTGGCAGCGGGTGAGTGTGTCAGTACCGCCAGTGCAAATACCCTCGCCGACGGGATGGCTGTTCGCGTACCTAATCCGGAGGCACTGGCCATGATGCAGGGCAGTGTCTCGCGTATTGTCGCCGTGACTGACGATGAGGTTAAAGCGGCGATGTCTCACTATTTTGAGGACACGCACAATATCGCCGAGGGCGCGGGAGCCGCTGCCCTGGCCGCCGCATTGAGTGAGCGCGAGGACAACGCCGGTCGCAAGTTGGGCCTGGTGCTCACCGGCGGCAATGTCGATTCCGTGCTATACCAACAGGTGTTGCCCTGA
- a CDS encoding winged helix-turn-helix transcriptional regulator, with protein sequence MAELITRASSINRALDQIGDKWCLLIIQEVLWGINTFNEMMEAMGVSRGVLSNRLKWMQEIDCLRRETDDAGRKPTYHLTSKSIDLYDCALMANRWERNWFDNPQLDTVELVHLKCGKVFQPEMQCGSCREQVVFGEVTYKPGPGATRDVREKKVRRRSSIDSSEIPSKRALYRNLINLVGDRWTANVIALAYHGITRFEEFHRELPVATNILADRLRLLVEQGVFVQVEYQQRPMRQEYQLTDKGRDLFPWFLALLQWGDKWCDAKAGGAPMLVNHVNCGKRVRARVCCNECGEHLIAHQVEFTLNGQVM encoded by the coding sequence ATGGCTGAACTTATTACGCGGGCCAGTTCCATTAACCGCGCCCTGGACCAGATCGGTGACAAGTGGTGCCTGCTGATTATCCAGGAAGTCTTGTGGGGCATTAATACTTTCAACGAAATGATGGAGGCTATGGGTGTCTCTCGCGGCGTGTTGTCCAATCGCCTGAAATGGATGCAGGAGATCGATTGCCTGCGCCGTGAGACTGACGACGCTGGCCGTAAACCGACTTACCACCTCACCAGCAAATCCATCGACCTCTACGATTGCGCCTTGATGGCTAATCGCTGGGAGCGGAATTGGTTCGATAACCCGCAGCTGGACACCGTCGAGCTTGTGCACCTGAAATGCGGCAAAGTCTTTCAGCCGGAGATGCAGTGCGGCAGCTGCCGAGAGCAGGTTGTGTTTGGCGAGGTCACTTATAAGCCAGGCCCCGGCGCAACACGTGATGTGCGCGAAAAGAAAGTGCGACGGCGGTCTTCCATTGACAGTTCGGAGATTCCCAGTAAGCGCGCGCTCTATCGAAACCTGATCAATCTGGTGGGTGATCGCTGGACGGCGAATGTCATCGCGCTGGCCTATCACGGCATCACGCGCTTCGAGGAATTTCACCGGGAGCTGCCGGTCGCGACCAATATTCTTGCTGACCGCCTCCGCCTGTTGGTGGAGCAGGGCGTGTTTGTGCAAGTGGAATATCAGCAGCGGCCCATGCGGCAGGAGTACCAGTTAACTGACAAGGGGCGCGATCTTTTTCCGTGGTTCCTGGCCCTGTTGCAATGGGGCGACAAGTGGTGTGATGCAAAAGCCGGTGGCGCTCCCATGTTGGTCAACCATGTAAACTGTGGCAAGCGCGTGCGAGCCCGCGTCTGTTGCAACGAATGCGGCGAGCACTTGATCGCCCATCAAGTAGAATTCACTCTCAATGGCCAGGTGATGTAG
- a CDS encoding formate--tetrahydrofolate ligase — protein sequence MQSDIEIARDANIKPIVEVAAELGIEGEHLVPYGHSKAKLGMDYVASLADRTKGKLVLVTAMSPTPAGEGKTTVAIGLTDAMNQRGKRASVCLREPSLGPCFGLKGGAAGGGFAQVVPMEDINLHFTGDMHAIGAAHNLLAAMIDNYIHWSNEVRLDLRRVTWRRVVDMNDRQLRQIITGAGGPANGFPMEGGFDITVASEVMAIFCLARNLQDLQQRLGRILIGYTRDKEPVTAAQVQAPGAMTALLRDALAPNLVQTLENNPAFVHGGPFANIAHGCNSVIATETALRLSDYVVTEAGFGADLGAEKFFNIKCRKSGLAPDAVVIVATVRALKMHGGVARSALEAENLDALQTGLENLGRHIRNVGQYGVPMTVAINQFASDTAAEIKLVQDYVGERGLEAHLCNHHAQGGAGATDLADAVAQLADSGQSQFRTLYDDDMPLWGKARTVARQMYGADDLEADQKIRDQFELFEQQGYGHFPVCMAKTQYSFSTDPALMGAPSNHRVKVREVSLATGAEFLVVVCGDIMRMPGLPRVPAANNISVNARGQIEGLF from the coding sequence ATGCAGAGCGATATCGAAATTGCCCGCGACGCAAACATAAAACCTATCGTAGAAGTAGCCGCTGAGCTGGGAATAGAGGGTGAACATCTCGTGCCCTACGGCCACAGCAAGGCCAAACTGGGTATGGATTATGTTGCCTCGCTTGCGGATAGGACCAAGGGGAAGTTGGTACTGGTGACTGCCATGAGCCCCACACCCGCGGGTGAAGGCAAGACAACGGTTGCCATTGGCCTGACCGATGCCATGAACCAACGCGGCAAACGTGCGTCTGTTTGTCTGCGCGAACCCAGCCTTGGGCCTTGTTTCGGTCTCAAGGGAGGTGCCGCGGGCGGCGGCTTTGCGCAGGTGGTACCCATGGAGGATATCAATCTGCATTTCACTGGCGATATGCACGCGATCGGCGCCGCCCACAACCTGCTCGCCGCGATGATCGATAACTATATCCACTGGAGCAACGAGGTTCGCCTGGACCTGCGCCGTGTTACCTGGCGGCGGGTGGTGGACATGAATGACCGCCAGTTGCGGCAGATCATTACCGGCGCCGGCGGCCCCGCCAACGGGTTTCCGATGGAGGGCGGGTTCGACATTACCGTGGCTTCTGAAGTGATGGCGATCTTTTGTCTCGCCCGCAATTTGCAGGATTTGCAGCAGCGCCTGGGGCGAATCCTGATTGGTTATACTCGCGACAAGGAACCGGTCACCGCTGCCCAGGTGCAGGCCCCCGGGGCAATGACCGCGCTGTTGCGAGACGCTCTGGCTCCCAACCTGGTGCAGACGCTGGAGAATAACCCCGCGTTTGTTCACGGCGGGCCCTTTGCCAATATCGCGCACGGCTGCAACTCGGTGATCGCCACCGAGACAGCGCTGCGTTTGTCCGACTACGTTGTTACTGAGGCAGGTTTCGGTGCTGACCTTGGGGCTGAGAAGTTCTTCAACATCAAATGTCGCAAGTCGGGCCTGGCGCCGGATGCTGTCGTCATCGTAGCGACTGTGCGCGCTTTGAAGATGCACGGCGGTGTGGCGCGCAGTGCCCTGGAGGCTGAAAATCTCGATGCCCTGCAGACGGGGTTAGAGAACCTCGGCAGGCATATTCGCAATGTCGGTCAGTACGGCGTGCCGATGACCGTGGCGATCAATCAGTTTGCTTCTGACACAGCTGCCGAGATTAAACTGGTACAGGATTATGTCGGCGAACGAGGCTTGGAAGCACACCTCTGTAACCACCATGCTCAAGGGGGTGCCGGTGCTACTGATCTGGCCGATGCGGTGGCACAGCTGGCAGACAGCGGCCAATCCCAGTTTCGCACGCTATACGATGACGATATGCCCCTGTGGGGAAAAGCCAGAACGGTGGCGCGCCAGATGTACGGCGCGGACGATCTTGAGGCGGACCAGAAAATCCGCGACCAGTTTGAGCTTTTCGAACAGCAGGGATATGGCCACTTTCCAGTGTGTATGGCCAAGACACAATACAGTTTCTCCACGGATCCGGCCCTGATGGGTGCGCCGAGTAATCACCGGGTAAAAGTACGTGAAGTGTCGCTGGCGACCGGTGCTGAGTTCCTTGTTGTGGTCTGTGGCGATATCATGCGTATGCCGGGTTTGCCCCGGGTGCCTGCCGCCAACAATATTTCTGTCAATGCGCGGGGACAGATCGAAGGATTGTTTTGA
- a CDS encoding MFS transporter, whose protein sequence is MKRSLENNIKAIYLMGFFQGFLVVVPVFVPLLQGHGLSMSEVLQTQALFALTIALCEVPSGYVADIWGRRNAILLGSGLNALGFLSLLWADTFVDFLIYEAILGVGFSLISGADLALLYDTEVYLRKIGKRGAGASKSLSRLISVEAAASGTAGIGASLLLMWSMDWVVTVQAFTGFAPFLLGLLVVEAPRPGDTARDTDHGANARHILDLLLFGKPVVLWTAFAIAVFGLLAVYVFWVYQKYWEIQGVPLAWFGYIWAAFALTVSLAARYAEALEKFLGYRKLLVLIAALPLLGLFGMAFGVGWWGVICGFAVQISRGLSMTIFYEALNSRVPGDFRATVNSLVSLGVRGIFIVTGPVLGIALDSYGVSATLIGLAVLFAPLMGLVLIPLVVRIRREEAEDTLQPEPAAAL, encoded by the coding sequence GTGAAAAGGTCACTCGAAAACAATATCAAGGCAATCTACCTCATGGGGTTCTTCCAGGGCTTCCTGGTGGTCGTACCTGTGTTCGTGCCACTGTTGCAGGGACACGGCCTCAGCATGAGCGAGGTGCTGCAAACCCAGGCACTGTTCGCACTCACTATCGCGCTGTGCGAAGTTCCCTCCGGTTATGTTGCGGACATCTGGGGCCGACGCAATGCCATTCTGCTCGGCTCTGGCCTGAACGCATTGGGTTTCCTCTCGTTGCTGTGGGCGGACACCTTTGTCGACTTCCTCATCTACGAAGCGATTCTGGGCGTGGGCTTCAGCCTGATATCCGGAGCGGACCTCGCCTTGCTGTACGACACGGAGGTGTATCTTCGCAAAATTGGCAAACGAGGTGCCGGTGCAAGCAAATCCCTGAGCCGGTTAATTTCGGTGGAAGCCGCTGCCTCGGGCACCGCAGGCATTGGTGCAAGCCTGTTGCTGATGTGGTCCATGGACTGGGTGGTCACGGTGCAGGCCTTCACCGGCTTCGCGCCTTTCCTGCTCGGCCTGCTGGTCGTGGAAGCGCCGCGCCCGGGGGACACCGCGCGCGACACCGACCATGGTGCCAATGCCCGGCATATTCTGGACCTGCTGTTGTTTGGAAAACCAGTGGTTCTCTGGACTGCATTTGCGATCGCCGTGTTCGGCCTCTTGGCCGTGTATGTATTCTGGGTTTACCAGAAATACTGGGAAATCCAGGGCGTACCGCTGGCGTGGTTCGGCTACATCTGGGCAGCATTTGCGCTGACGGTCAGCCTTGCTGCGCGCTACGCTGAGGCGCTGGAGAAATTTCTCGGCTACCGTAAGTTGCTGGTGTTAATTGCCGCGCTGCCGCTGTTAGGGCTTTTCGGGATGGCGTTCGGTGTTGGCTGGTGGGGTGTTATCTGCGGTTTCGCGGTACAGATATCTCGCGGGCTATCCATGACGATATTCTACGAAGCCCTGAACAGTCGTGTGCCCGGAGACTTCCGCGCCACCGTTAACTCTCTGGTCAGCCTGGGTGTGCGGGGAATCTTCATCGTCACCGGGCCTGTGTTGGGCATCGCGCTGGACAGCTACGGCGTAAGTGCGACGCTTATCGGCCTGGCGGTGCTGTTCGCCCCACTCATGGGTCTGGTGCTGATCCCGCTGGTGGTGCGTATACGTCGAGAGGAAGCAGAGGACACACTGCAGCCTGAGCCTGCCGCCGCCCTGTAG
- a CDS encoding LacI family DNA-binding transcriptional regulator: MKATIKDVAKLAGVSFKTVSRVINREPSVGEELQAKVWKAIEELNYQPNLSARQLRGTPSFIAFIYDNPNSHYVVEMQHGILEECKRQGFELLIHPVSSAEEDHIDEVKKLLSNGHIAGLVLTPPFSESAELIDVLNSRDMAHVRILSSDSSSEYEGPCVLIDDYNAAFDITRYLVGLGHRDIAFLGGHQERDSSSEQRLGGYLAALEEAGLSRQDELILSGEYSFDSGSERTTKLLGLDASPTAIFACNDEIAAGALFAARIQQVAVPQQLSIIGFEDSPFSRQSWPKLTTAHQPNSEIAAGAARILTENIRSSRQGKQSEKPAVLEFKPELVVRDSTCPA, translated from the coding sequence ATGAAAGCAACCATCAAAGACGTGGCCAAACTCGCCGGCGTTTCCTTCAAAACCGTCTCCCGGGTCATCAACCGGGAACCCTCGGTGGGTGAGGAATTACAGGCCAAGGTGTGGAAAGCCATTGAAGAGCTCAACTACCAGCCGAACCTGTCTGCCCGGCAGTTGCGCGGCACCCCCAGCTTTATTGCATTTATCTACGACAACCCTAACAGCCACTATGTGGTTGAGATGCAGCACGGCATTCTCGAGGAGTGCAAGCGCCAGGGTTTCGAGCTGTTGATCCACCCGGTGTCCTCAGCAGAGGAAGACCATATCGATGAAGTGAAGAAGCTGCTCAGCAACGGCCATATCGCTGGCCTGGTGCTGACCCCACCCTTCTCCGAATCCGCTGAGTTGATCGACGTGCTCAACAGCCGCGATATGGCGCATGTCCGCATACTCTCCAGCGATAGCAGTTCCGAATACGAGGGCCCCTGCGTCCTGATTGACGACTATAACGCTGCCTTCGACATCACCCGGTACCTGGTTGGGCTGGGCCATCGCGATATCGCATTCCTCGGTGGCCATCAGGAGCGCGACTCTTCCAGCGAACAGCGCCTTGGGGGTTATCTGGCAGCACTGGAAGAGGCCGGTCTCTCCCGCCAGGACGAGCTGATTTTGTCCGGGGAGTACAGTTTCGACTCCGGCAGTGAGCGCACGACCAAATTACTTGGCCTCGATGCATCACCTACAGCGATTTTTGCCTGCAACGACGAGATTGCTGCCGGCGCGCTGTTTGCGGCCCGGATTCAACAGGTAGCCGTGCCACAGCAACTGTCGATTATTGGTTTCGAGGACAGCCCTTTCTCGCGCCAGAGTTGGCCCAAGCTAACCACCGCGCACCAGCCGAATAGCGAGATCGCGGCCGGAGCAGCGCGTATTCTTACCGAGAACATTCGCTCCTCACGTCAAGGCAAGCAGAGCGAAAAGCCCGCGGTTCTGGAGTTCAAACCCGAACTGGTGGTAAGGGATTCAACATGCCCAGCGTAA
- the nagA gene encoding N-acetylglucosamine-6-phosphate deacetylase, whose translation MPSVNPGTVTARRIFDGEQFLEGHGLILNGEVIEAIVPAGQLPSDTAHCDLGDATLAPGLIDIQVNGGGGVMLNNAPCVESVIRMASAHRRFGTTGLAPTIISDTPEVLKAAAEAVSAARDGGAAEVLALHIEGPHFDMARRGTHKADMIRPLNSADMAWLCSLQSLPVILTLAPEHTQPGQLRALAEAGLLLCAGHTDASYERIQEALAEGLRGFTHLFNAMSPLASRAPGTVGAALDADNAWAGIIADGHHVHPAAIRAAHRAKAAGKLLLVSDAMATVDGPDSFEIYGETITVRNGALINAEGSLAGSAIALIDAVRISHHQVGLELSECLRMASLYPATFLKLDDQLGRLRPGYRADLVAFNEDFNVSDTWVAGQHQHHATTEPRT comes from the coding sequence ATGCCCAGCGTAAACCCCGGCACGGTTACCGCGCGCCGTATCTTCGACGGCGAACAGTTTCTCGAAGGCCACGGACTGATCCTCAACGGCGAGGTAATAGAGGCGATTGTTCCTGCGGGACAGCTGCCCAGCGACACCGCCCACTGTGATCTCGGTGACGCTACCCTGGCGCCTGGCCTGATCGACATTCAGGTCAATGGCGGCGGCGGTGTAATGCTGAACAACGCGCCCTGCGTAGAAAGCGTTATACGCATGGCCAGCGCTCATCGTCGCTTCGGCACCACAGGCCTTGCACCCACGATCATCAGCGACACACCGGAAGTCCTCAAGGCCGCCGCGGAGGCGGTCAGCGCAGCCCGGGACGGCGGCGCCGCAGAAGTGCTGGCACTGCATATTGAAGGCCCCCACTTCGACATGGCTCGCAGAGGTACCCACAAGGCGGACATGATTCGGCCACTGAACAGTGCCGACATGGCCTGGCTGTGCAGCCTGCAATCCCTGCCAGTGATCCTCACCCTGGCGCCGGAACACACCCAGCCCGGGCAGTTGCGTGCACTCGCCGAAGCCGGACTGCTGCTATGCGCCGGCCACACTGACGCGAGTTACGAGCGCATACAGGAAGCGCTGGCAGAGGGCCTGCGCGGCTTCACCCACCTGTTCAATGCCATGAGCCCTTTAGCTTCGCGCGCGCCGGGCACAGTGGGCGCGGCACTGGACGCGGACAACGCCTGGGCCGGCATTATCGCTGACGGCCATCACGTCCACCCCGCCGCAATTCGCGCGGCCCATCGCGCCAAGGCGGCGGGCAAGTTGCTACTGGTCAGCGATGCTATGGCTACCGTGGATGGGCCCGATAGTTTTGAGATTTATGGCGAGACAATCACCGTACGCAATGGTGCGCTGATCAATGCCGAGGGCAGCCTGGCGGGAAGCGCCATCGCCCTGATCGATGCCGTGCGCATCAGCCACCACCAGGTCGGCCTCGAACTTTCCGAGTGCCTGCGAATGGCCTCGCTCTATCCGGCAACTTTCCTCAAGCTCGACGATCAACTCGGCCGGCTGCGACCGGGCTATCGCGCAGACCTCGTGGCTTTCAACGAAGATTTTAACGTCAGTGACACCTGGGTTGCTGGCCAGCACCAACACCACGCCACAACGGAGCCCCGCACATGA
- the nagB gene encoding glucosamine-6-phosphate deaminase: MKVVILEDAAAVAHYGADIFREQLGKKPASVFGLATGSTPLSLYRELIRSNQQGDISFAQVQSFNLDEYMDLAPDHPQSYRHFMNREFFDHIDIDPARTHVPPGNAPNPLTACDEYETAIAAAGGIDIQLLGIGRNGHIGFNEPTSCLSSRTRVKTLTRETIEDNARFFSADEHQPQLSITMGIGTIMEAKLVVLLATGASKAEAIRAMVEGPVAAWCPASALQMHPSTVVIVDEEAASGLTNPGFFKHIEEQNQALLARLKAQG, encoded by the coding sequence ATGAAGGTCGTCATTCTGGAAGATGCAGCAGCTGTCGCACATTACGGCGCAGACATCTTCCGCGAGCAACTGGGCAAAAAGCCCGCGTCTGTATTCGGCCTGGCGACGGGCTCCACACCCCTCAGTCTCTATCGTGAATTAATCCGCAGTAATCAGCAGGGCGATATCTCGTTCGCACAGGTACAGAGCTTTAATCTCGACGAATACATGGACCTGGCGCCGGATCACCCCCAGAGCTATCGCCATTTCATGAACCGCGAGTTTTTTGACCATATCGATATCGACCCGGCGCGCACGCATGTGCCACCGGGGAACGCGCCGAACCCTCTCACTGCCTGCGACGAGTACGAGACGGCGATCGCTGCCGCGGGGGGCATCGACATCCAACTGCTGGGCATAGGCCGCAATGGGCATATCGGGTTCAATGAACCCACCTCCTGCCTGAGCTCACGCACACGGGTTAAAACCCTCACCCGCGAGACCATAGAAGACAACGCGCGCTTCTTTAGCGCAGATGAGCACCAGCCCCAGTTGTCCATTACCATGGGCATCGGCACTATCATGGAAGCCAAATTGGTGGTGCTGTTAGCCACTGGCGCCAGCAAGGCAGAGGCGATTCGCGCCATGGTAGAGGGACCGGTAGCGGCCTGGTGCCCTGCCTCCGCCCTGCAGATGCACCCCTCCACTGTCGTCATCGTCGACGAGGAGGCCGCGTCAGGGCTTACCAACCCGGGCTTCTTCAAGCATATTGAAGAGCAGAATCAGGCCCTACTGGCCCGTCTGAAGGCGCAGGGCTAA
- a CDS encoding BadF/BadG/BcrA/BcrD ATPase family protein: MSETGPHQSLFLGIDGGGTKCLGRLVDASGRVLGEGLAGSANAFQNLQGTRASIVNCAEAALASAGIAAERLDELVVVAGLAGVNVPRCHSAMTQWSHPFARFEVFTDIHIACVAAHGGEGAIIVVGTGSVGYNLVDGKGHSYGGHGFTLGDQGSGAWLGRRALQAVMLAGDELGPATQLTGLAQAQLGVSGLEVVDVMSAASSREFGAFAPLVIAAAEEGDEVARSILDEGAAYLDAMAMKMLAAGAERLSLLGGLANIMAARMSKPVKERLAPALAQSEEGAVRLALRLQTGQ; the protein is encoded by the coding sequence ATGAGTGAAACAGGCCCGCACCAGAGTCTATTTCTCGGCATTGATGGGGGCGGTACCAAGTGTCTTGGCCGCCTGGTAGATGCTTCTGGCAGGGTCCTGGGAGAGGGCCTGGCCGGCTCCGCCAATGCCTTCCAGAACCTCCAGGGCACCCGCGCCTCAATCGTGAACTGTGCCGAAGCAGCGCTGGCCAGCGCAGGCATTGCCGCCGAGCGTTTGGATGAACTGGTAGTGGTGGCCGGATTAGCCGGGGTAAACGTCCCTCGCTGCCACAGCGCGATGACGCAGTGGAGTCACCCCTTTGCCCGTTTCGAGGTGTTCACTGACATTCATATCGCCTGTGTGGCGGCCCACGGCGGCGAGGGCGCGATCATCGTGGTGGGCACAGGGTCGGTGGGCTACAACCTGGTAGACGGCAAGGGCCACAGTTACGGCGGTCATGGCTTCACTCTGGGAGATCAGGGCAGTGGGGCCTGGCTGGGCCGGCGAGCATTGCAGGCGGTGATGCTTGCGGGGGATGAGCTGGGGCCAGCGACGCAGCTCACTGGATTGGCGCAGGCGCAACTGGGTGTGTCTGGCCTTGAGGTAGTGGACGTGATGTCGGCAGCTTCCTCGAGGGAGTTCGGTGCGTTTGCGCCACTGGTGATCGCGGCCGCCGAAGAGGGCGATGAGGTCGCCCGGTCCATTCTGGACGAGGGTGCTGCCTATCTGGATGCGATGGCAATGAAGATGCTGGCTGCGGGTGCGGAGCGCTTGAGCCTGCTGGGTGGCCTCGCCAACATCATGGCGGCTCGCATGTCGAAGCCTGTAAAAGAGCGCCTGGCGCCGGCGCTGGCACAGTCGGAAGAGGGCGCTGTGCGTTTAGCCCTGCGCCTTCAGACGGGCCAGTAG